The following are encoded in a window of Nocardioides houyundeii genomic DNA:
- a CDS encoding DMT family transporter: MTERRTALVASLALLAMTASWGSTFFLIKDLLDRVPTLDFLAVRFAVASVALFVLAPRAVGRLSAESRRHALVLGLLYGVAQILQTAGLAHTAASVSGFITGMYVVFTPLLAAWILKTRITRLTWAAVALATAGLAVLTLNGLSLGYGEAITLVAAVIYALHIVGLGAWSKPDEALGMSIVQLVVITLVCLTATAPDGIVLPATRGDWLSLLYMALVAGAAALVVQTWAQAHLPPTRCAIIMSLEPVFAALFAVLLGDESVTSRLVVGGLMVLTAMVVVEIVPRRKIEGEVPHLAV; encoded by the coding sequence GTGACTGAGCGACGTACCGCTCTGGTCGCGAGCCTGGCCCTGCTCGCGATGACCGCGAGCTGGGGTTCCACGTTCTTCCTCATCAAGGACCTCCTGGACCGGGTGCCCACCCTGGACTTCCTGGCGGTCCGCTTCGCCGTGGCCAGCGTGGCGCTGTTCGTCCTCGCACCCCGGGCCGTGGGCAGGCTGTCGGCGGAGTCCCGCCGCCACGCGCTGGTGCTGGGTCTGCTCTACGGTGTCGCGCAGATCCTGCAGACCGCCGGCCTGGCGCACACCGCCGCCAGCGTGAGCGGCTTCATCACCGGCATGTACGTCGTGTTCACCCCCCTGCTGGCCGCCTGGATCCTCAAGACGCGGATCACCCGCCTCACCTGGGCTGCGGTGGCCCTGGCCACGGCGGGTCTGGCGGTGCTCACCCTCAACGGGCTGAGCCTGGGATACGGCGAGGCCATCACCTTGGTGGCCGCGGTGATCTACGCCCTGCACATCGTGGGGCTCGGCGCCTGGTCCAAGCCCGACGAGGCGTTGGGCATGTCCATCGTGCAGCTCGTCGTCATCACCCTGGTGTGCCTGACCGCCACCGCCCCGGACGGGATCGTGCTCCCCGCGACCCGAGGCGACTGGCTCTCCCTGCTCTACATGGCCCTGGTCGCGGGCGCCGCGGCACTCGTCGTGCAGACCTGGGCCCAGGCCCACCTGCCGCCCACCCGGTGCGCCATCATCATGAGCCTGGAGCCGGTGTTCGCCGCCCTCTTCGCCGTGCTCCTGGGCGACGAGTCCGTGACCTCGCGACTGGTCGTCGGCGGCCTCATGGTGCTCACCGCCATGGTGGTCGTGGAGATCGTGCCGCGGCGCAAGATCGAGGGCGAGGTCCCGCACCTCGCGGTCTGA
- the pknB gene encoding Stk1 family PASTA domain-containing Ser/Thr kinase encodes MEPDQHAPSRTPRDSGDPMVGRTLERRYRILRRIARGGMASVYEAVDTRLDRVVAVKVMHPGLGDDEEFVARFVREARAAAGLSHPNIVSVYDQGEDDGTVFLAMEYVPGHTLRDVIRKESPMAPARALALLDPVLSALATAHRAGLVHRDIKPENVLIADEPGGSQVKVADFGLAKAVSAHTQHTATGVLIGTVSYLAPELVVQGRADERADVYAVGVILYELLTGTKPHDGESQIQVAYQHVHEDVPAPSAKVPGIPAYVDALVARATARDRSQRSADASVLLHQVHRVAQTLRDGLLEDPELEADLRPLPAHAPLEVEEAADRDGLVDIEDPADHDIVPFPTEPRRDEQVDHTRQIQTLPAPSAPPAIHRLPPARTDLPDEPRDRPRRSRRGPVLLAIALVLVVGLGVGAWWFGFARYTTTPGVLGMAEAEAVSSLEDAGLETELGDPAYSETVPAGSVLSTDPDPGARVTKGGTVTLVVSQGLERYDVPALEGKDLDAAQDAVTSLNLTYGRAVERFSESVPAGVVMSSDPPAGTTLKPGATVNVVVSKGRKPRTVTDFTGRSAERAQQVLEKRKLVVTREEVFNDDVPAGEVISQSPSSGTLFKGETVALVVSRGPELVEMPNVVASGVDAAREQLEALGFDVETRESRTYIGLGFVLSTDPDAGESVPKGSTITLSLI; translated from the coding sequence GTCGGGCGGACCCTGGAGCGGCGCTACCGGATCCTGAGGCGGATCGCGCGTGGTGGCATGGCCTCGGTCTACGAGGCCGTGGACACTCGGCTGGACCGGGTCGTGGCGGTCAAGGTGATGCACCCCGGGCTGGGCGACGACGAGGAGTTCGTCGCGCGCTTCGTGCGGGAGGCGCGCGCCGCCGCCGGGCTCTCGCACCCCAACATCGTCTCGGTCTACGACCAGGGCGAGGACGACGGGACGGTCTTCCTGGCCATGGAGTACGTCCCGGGCCACACCCTGCGCGACGTCATCCGCAAGGAGTCACCGATGGCTCCGGCGCGGGCGCTCGCACTGCTCGACCCGGTGCTCTCGGCGCTGGCCACCGCGCACCGCGCCGGCCTCGTGCACCGCGACATCAAGCCCGAGAACGTGCTGATCGCCGACGAGCCGGGCGGCAGCCAGGTCAAGGTCGCCGACTTCGGGCTGGCCAAGGCGGTCAGCGCCCACACGCAGCACACCGCCACCGGCGTCCTGATCGGCACGGTCTCCTACCTGGCACCCGAGCTGGTCGTCCAGGGCCGCGCTGACGAGCGCGCCGACGTCTACGCGGTCGGCGTGATCCTCTACGAGCTGCTCACCGGCACCAAGCCGCACGATGGCGAGTCGCAGATCCAGGTCGCCTACCAGCACGTCCACGAGGACGTGCCCGCGCCGTCGGCGAAGGTGCCGGGCATCCCGGCGTACGTCGACGCGCTGGTGGCCCGCGCGACCGCCCGGGACCGTAGCCAGCGCTCGGCCGACGCGAGCGTCCTGCTGCACCAGGTGCACCGGGTGGCCCAGACGCTGCGCGACGGGCTGCTGGAGGACCCGGAGCTGGAGGCCGACCTCCGCCCACTCCCGGCGCATGCGCCCCTGGAGGTGGAGGAGGCCGCGGACCGCGACGGCCTGGTGGACATCGAGGACCCCGCCGACCACGACATCGTGCCGTTCCCCACCGAGCCGCGCCGCGACGAGCAGGTCGACCACACCCGCCAGATCCAGACCCTGCCGGCGCCGTCGGCCCCCCCTGCGATCCACCGGCTTCCCCCTGCCCGAACCGACCTCCCGGACGAGCCGCGCGACCGGCCACGGCGCTCGCGACGCGGGCCGGTGCTCCTGGCCATCGCCCTGGTGCTGGTCGTCGGCCTCGGCGTCGGCGCCTGGTGGTTCGGCTTCGCGCGCTACACCACCACTCCCGGAGTCCTGGGCATGGCCGAGGCCGAGGCCGTGTCCTCCCTGGAGGACGCCGGCCTGGAGACCGAGCTCGGTGACCCCGCCTACTCCGAGACCGTCCCCGCCGGGTCGGTCCTGTCCACCGACCCCGACCCCGGCGCCCGGGTGACCAAGGGGGGCACCGTCACGCTGGTGGTCTCCCAGGGGCTGGAGCGCTACGACGTGCCCGCGCTCGAGGGCAAGGACCTCGATGCCGCCCAGGACGCCGTCACCTCCCTCAACCTCACCTACGGGCGGGCCGTGGAGCGCTTCAGCGAGTCGGTCCCGGCCGGCGTCGTGATGTCCTCGGACCCGCCAGCCGGCACCACGCTCAAGCCTGGTGCGACCGTCAACGTGGTGGTCAGCAAGGGTCGCAAGCCGAGGACGGTCACCGACTTCACAGGCCGCAGCGCCGAGCGCGCCCAGCAGGTGCTGGAGAAGCGCAAGCTGGTGGTGACCCGCGAGGAGGTCTTCAACGACGACGTCCCGGCCGGCGAGGTGATCAGCCAGTCCCCCAGCAGCGGGACCCTCTTCAAGGGCGAGACCGTGGCCCTGGTCGTCTCCCGCGGTCCCGAGCTGGTCGAGATGCCCAACGTGGTCGCCTCCGGGGTGGATGCCGCCAGGGAGCAGCTGGAGGCCCTGGGGTTCGACGTGGAGACCCGGGAGTCGCGCACCTACATCGGGCTGGGCTTCGTGCTGAGCACCGATCCCGACGCCGGCGAGTCGGTGCCGAAGGGCTCGACCATCACCCTCAGCCTGATCTGA
- a CDS encoding deoxyribonuclease IV → MPQNALPDVTPASRTLHQTPARRNPVGTHVVVGKGLVAGALASADELGCETIQIFAGNPRGWAHSAGDPVQDARFRTACAERGLRVFVHAPYLVNLGSPTAATYEKSAAVLAHNLRRGRELGAEGVVVHTGSYVDPSASDLRYAEAMRQVRESLLPILETLEGDDAPWLLLEPTAGQGRSLCAGVEDLEPYLAAVDHHPRAGICLDTCHVFAAGAPLDEPGGTTATVDRLVEIAGPGRLRLVHANDSMDVRGAGKDRHMRLGEGHIGVGAFAELLSHPATAGVPFVLETPGSREVGNPDLALLKRLRAEAWVTERD, encoded by the coding sequence GTGCCCCAGAACGCGCTGCCCGACGTGACCCCCGCCTCCCGGACCCTCCACCAGACACCGGCCCGGCGCAACCCGGTGGGCACCCACGTCGTGGTGGGCAAGGGACTGGTCGCGGGCGCCCTGGCCAGCGCCGACGAGCTGGGCTGCGAGACCATCCAGATCTTCGCGGGGAACCCTCGCGGGTGGGCCCACTCCGCCGGCGACCCGGTCCAGGACGCCCGCTTCCGCACGGCCTGCGCCGAGCGCGGCCTGCGGGTGTTCGTGCACGCCCCCTACCTGGTCAACCTGGGCTCCCCCACGGCCGCGACCTACGAGAAGTCCGCCGCCGTGCTGGCCCACAACCTGCGCCGGGGACGAGAGCTGGGAGCCGAGGGAGTCGTGGTGCACACCGGGTCCTACGTCGACCCCAGCGCCAGCGACCTGCGGTACGCCGAGGCCATGAGGCAGGTCCGCGAGTCGCTGCTGCCGATCCTGGAGACCCTGGAGGGCGACGACGCGCCCTGGCTGCTGCTCGAGCCCACCGCGGGCCAGGGCCGGTCGCTGTGCGCCGGGGTCGAGGACCTGGAGCCCTACCTGGCCGCGGTGGACCACCACCCCAGGGCCGGGATCTGCCTGGACACCTGCCACGTCTTCGCGGCGGGTGCCCCCCTCGACGAGCCCGGTGGGACCACAGCGACGGTGGACCGCCTGGTCGAGATCGCCGGACCGGGCCGGCTGCGCCTGGTGCACGCCAACGACTCGATGGACGTCCGCGGCGCCGGCAAGGACCGGCACATGCGGCTCGGCGAGGGACACATCGGGGTCGGTGCGTTCGCCGAGCTCCTCTCCCATCCCGCGACGGCCGGGGTGCCGTTCGTGCTGGAGACCCCCGGGTCGCGCGAGGTCGGGAACCCGGACCTGGCACTGCTGAAGAGGCTGCGCGCGGAGGCCTGGGTGACTGAGCGTGACTGA